The following proteins are co-located in the Synechococcus sp. PROS-U-1 genome:
- the rodA gene encoding rod shape-determining protein RodA: MFSRRDRRRSHREWVLWGVPIGMIAIAGVLIASTQRQADYADWYHHWITAAFGVLLALGLERLPLQRLRPLLVPVYALTVISLVAVRVIGTTALGAQRWISIGGVHVQPSEFAKIAAILLVAAVLSRHPVERPIDLMRPLGVIAVPWLLVFMQPDLGTSLVFGALMLTMLYWSGMPIEWVILLLSPLVTALLSGLLPWAMGIWLPLMVVVAYRSLPWKRLAATATLAIHSAMAAVTPWLWMHGLKDYQRDRLVLFLDPSKDPLGGGYHLLQSTVGIGSGGVLGTGLLQGQLTKLRFIPEQHTDFIFSALGEETGFVGCLLVVLGFAALMARLLQIARNARTDFESLVVIGIGTMLMFQVVVNIFMTIGLGPVTGIPLPFLSYGRSAMVVNFIALGLCLSVVRQSRRSLAQLR, translated from the coding sequence ATGTTCAGCCGACGTGACCGCCGCAGATCGCACCGGGAGTGGGTGCTCTGGGGTGTTCCGATCGGGATGATCGCCATCGCCGGCGTGCTGATCGCCAGCACACAACGCCAGGCGGACTACGCCGACTGGTATCACCACTGGATCACCGCGGCCTTTGGGGTGCTGCTGGCGCTGGGACTAGAACGCTTGCCACTACAGCGGCTACGACCGCTGCTGGTTCCCGTCTATGCCCTAACCGTAATCAGTCTGGTGGCGGTACGGGTCATTGGAACCACGGCGCTGGGGGCCCAACGCTGGATCAGCATCGGCGGGGTTCATGTTCAGCCGTCGGAATTTGCCAAGATCGCCGCGATCCTGCTTGTAGCAGCAGTTTTATCGCGGCATCCCGTAGAACGACCGATCGATCTCATGCGCCCACTGGGGGTAATCGCCGTGCCTTGGCTCCTTGTGTTCATGCAGCCTGATCTGGGCACATCCCTTGTGTTCGGCGCTCTGATGCTCACGATGCTCTATTGGTCGGGAATGCCGATTGAGTGGGTAATTCTTTTGCTGTCACCGCTGGTGACTGCCCTTCTCTCAGGGCTTCTCCCCTGGGCCATGGGAATCTGGCTCCCACTGATGGTCGTTGTCGCCTACCGCTCCCTGCCCTGGAAGCGCCTGGCGGCAACAGCAACCTTGGCCATCCACAGCGCCATGGCTGCCGTGACGCCATGGCTTTGGATGCATGGCCTGAAGGACTACCAACGGGATCGTTTGGTGCTGTTCCTTGACCCCAGCAAGGATCCCCTCGGTGGGGGTTATCACCTCCTTCAGAGCACCGTGGGCATCGGTTCAGGCGGCGTCTTGGGGACAGGCCTGCTTCAAGGGCAACTGACCAAACTGCGGTTCATTCCCGAACAGCACACCGATTTCATCTTCAGCGCTCTAGGCGAGGAGACGGGGTTTGTTGGATGTCTCCTGGTGGTTCTTGGCTTTGCTGCCTTGATGGCGCGGTTGCTTCAAATCGCGCGCAATGCCCGCACCGACTTCGAATCCCTCGTGGTCATCGGGATCGGCACGATGCTGATGTTCCAGGTGGTGGTCAACATCTTTATGACCATCGGCCTTGGCCCCGTCACGGGGATCCCCTTGCCCTTCCTCAGTTATGGGCGCTCAGCAATGGTGGTTAATTTCATCGCGCTCGGCCTCTGCCTGTCCGTGGTTCGGCAGAGCCGTCGCTCCTTGGCACAACTCCGTTGA
- a CDS encoding Mrp/NBP35 family ATP-binding protein translates to MNPVEQATHALQQVKDAGSGKSALELGWIEQIRISPPRAVFRLSLPGFAQGQRDRIVTEARETLLSIDGIDDVQIEIGQPPSQGGIGQAGHGQPAERQSIPGVRQVIAVSSGKGGVGKSTVAVNLACALAQTGLRVGLLDADIYGPNAPTMLGVADQTPEVQGSGDQQRIVPIETCGIAMVSMGLLIDDHQPVIWRGPMLNGIIRQFLYQAEWGERDVLVVDLPPGTGDAQLSLAQAVPMAGVVIVTTPQQVSLQDARRGLAMFRQMGIPVLGVVENMSAFIPPDRPDCRYALFGSGGGAQLASDYDVPLLAQIPMEMPVQEGGDTGRPIVINRSESASAAEFNGLADAVLKAVSQPA, encoded by the coding sequence ATGAACCCGGTCGAGCAGGCCACCCACGCCCTCCAGCAAGTCAAAGATGCCGGCAGTGGCAAATCGGCACTTGAGCTCGGCTGGATCGAACAAATCCGCATCAGCCCGCCGCGGGCCGTATTTCGCCTCAGCCTTCCCGGCTTCGCCCAAGGTCAGAGAGACCGAATCGTGACCGAAGCACGAGAAACTCTGCTGAGCATCGACGGCATCGACGACGTCCAGATCGAGATCGGCCAACCACCAAGCCAGGGGGGGATTGGCCAAGCAGGCCACGGACAGCCGGCTGAACGGCAGTCGATCCCAGGAGTTCGCCAGGTGATTGCTGTGAGCAGCGGCAAGGGAGGCGTCGGCAAGAGCACCGTGGCCGTCAATCTGGCCTGCGCACTCGCCCAAACCGGCCTGCGGGTTGGGCTCCTGGACGCCGATATCTACGGACCCAACGCACCCACCATGCTGGGTGTGGCTGATCAAACGCCTGAGGTGCAGGGAAGCGGAGATCAGCAGCGGATTGTCCCGATCGAAACTTGCGGAATCGCCATGGTGTCCATGGGTCTGCTGATCGATGATCACCAGCCCGTGATCTGGCGTGGCCCGATGCTGAACGGCATTATTCGTCAGTTTCTTTACCAGGCCGAGTGGGGCGAGCGCGACGTTCTTGTCGTCGACCTGCCGCCGGGCACCGGTGATGCGCAGTTGTCCCTGGCCCAGGCAGTTCCGATGGCAGGAGTTGTGATCGTGACCACACCGCAGCAGGTATCGCTGCAAGATGCGCGAAGGGGGCTGGCCATGTTCCGGCAGATGGGCATTCCCGTCCTCGGCGTGGTGGAGAACATGAGCGCTTTCATTCCTCCGGATCGTCCCGACTGCCGTTATGCCCTCTTCGGCAGTGGCGGCGGAGCCCAACTCGCCTCCGACTATGACGTTCCTCTTCTGGCCCAAATTCCGATGGAAATGCCTGTGCAGGAAGGTGGAGACACAGGACGGCCGATCGTGATCAATCGCAGCGAATCAGCCAGCGCTGCAGAGTTCAACGGGCTCGCAGATGCAGTGCTGAAGGCCGTCAGCCAGCCCGCCTGA
- the hemF gene encoding oxygen-dependent coproporphyrinogen oxidase, translated as MVRSLIRRVLGRQDVGVSNSTLELPPSDSRDRARAMVMGLQDEICAGLEALDGEGRFAEESWVRPEGGGGRSRVMREGRVFEQGGVNFSEVQGEELPPSILKQRPEAKGHPWFATGTSMVLHPRNPYIPTVHLNYRYFEAGPVWWFGGGADLTPYYPFLEDARHFHRTHQAACDSVHPDLHEVFKPWCDEYFFLKHRDETRGVGGIFYDYQDANGTLYKGQDPAGPAAQVSARLGARPLSWEQLFSLGQANGRAFLPSYAPIVEKRHPMAYGDREREFQLYRRGRYVEFNLVWDRGTIFGLQTNGRTESILMSLPPLVRWEYGYTAEAGSREALLTELFTKPQDWLGDSTLEDRCRPHGAIN; from the coding sequence ATGGTCCGCTCCCTGATTCGCCGCGTCCTCGGACGCCAGGACGTGGGTGTCAGCAACTCCACCCTCGAGCTTCCTCCCAGCGACTCCAGAGATCGGGCTCGGGCAATGGTGATGGGGCTTCAAGACGAGATCTGCGCTGGTCTGGAAGCTCTCGATGGTGAAGGCCGCTTTGCAGAGGAAAGTTGGGTGCGGCCTGAAGGGGGTGGTGGCCGCTCCCGGGTGATGCGTGAGGGCCGCGTCTTTGAACAAGGCGGCGTGAATTTCTCAGAGGTTCAAGGGGAAGAACTGCCCCCATCCATCCTCAAGCAGCGTCCGGAGGCGAAGGGTCATCCCTGGTTCGCCACGGGAACGTCGATGGTGCTGCATCCGCGCAACCCCTACATCCCAACGGTTCACCTCAATTACCGCTACTTCGAAGCTGGCCCGGTGTGGTGGTTTGGAGGGGGCGCCGACCTGACCCCCTATTACCCCTTCCTTGAAGATGCACGCCATTTTCATCGCACCCATCAGGCGGCCTGTGATTCGGTTCATCCGGATCTGCACGAGGTCTTCAAGCCCTGGTGCGATGAGTACTTCTTTTTGAAGCACCGTGATGAGACCCGCGGCGTCGGCGGCATTTTTTACGACTATCAAGACGCCAACGGCACGCTTTACAAGGGACAGGACCCGGCGGGCCCAGCCGCCCAGGTGTCTGCACGTTTGGGGGCCAGGCCATTGAGCTGGGAGCAGCTTTTCTCGCTCGGCCAGGCCAACGGCAGAGCCTTCCTTCCCTCCTATGCACCCATCGTTGAGAAGCGTCACCCGATGGCTTATGGCGACCGCGAGAGAGAGTTCCAGCTCTATCGCCGTGGCAGGTACGTGGAATTCAACCTGGTCTGGGATCGCGGCACGATTTTCGGATTGCAGACCAATGGGCGTACGGAGTCGATCCTGATGTCTCTGCCCCCGCTCGTGCGCTGGGAGTATGGCTACACCGCAGAGGCCGGATCAAGGGAGGCCCTGCTGACCGAGCTGTTCACCAAGCCTCAGGATTGGCTTGGGGATTCCACCCTCGAAGACCGTTGCCGCCCCCATGGAGCGATCAACTAA
- a CDS encoding N-acetylmuramoyl-L-alanine amidase — translation MRLPAWIQRRRFATGLAITGLSLVTLAMTKAAEQRNWLSAPGSKEQPPEQLAPAPPEPKPCPAPATPDPLLGPRTKESGSWVGSSPVQTNLPIVVMAGHADSQGTASPGTPGYAVDQQNRPPMQPGIRDELFWNREVQAAVVSQGKARGLNIRSYTPPSITIANDNDPSTNWSKAKVFSERGEYVLEIHFDAYRPHGFGSGLIPVLTNVRALNVVDESLAKAFGRFPRNFRGGLGGPRRGIGILEIAMLEPPLETKLRDPSTREQTVNCLAERVVNALVQGVS, via the coding sequence ATGCGTCTGCCGGCCTGGATTCAACGGCGTCGCTTTGCCACAGGTCTTGCCATCACAGGGCTATCCCTGGTGACGCTCGCCATGACCAAGGCTGCTGAACAGCGCAATTGGCTGAGCGCACCAGGGTCGAAAGAGCAACCACCAGAGCAACTAGCGCCGGCACCGCCAGAGCCAAAACCCTGTCCCGCGCCCGCCACGCCAGACCCGCTGCTGGGCCCGCGCACGAAGGAATCCGGGAGCTGGGTCGGTAGCAGCCCTGTTCAAACCAACTTGCCGATCGTCGTCATGGCAGGACACGCCGACTCCCAGGGCACCGCCAGTCCCGGAACACCGGGTTATGCCGTGGATCAGCAAAACCGTCCGCCGATGCAGCCGGGCATTCGGGATGAGCTGTTCTGGAACCGCGAGGTTCAGGCCGCTGTTGTCAGCCAAGGCAAAGCCCGTGGCTTGAACATCCGGTCTTACACCCCTCCCTCAATCACCATCGCGAACGACAACGACCCTTCCACCAACTGGTCGAAAGCCAAAGTGTTTTCGGAACGCGGGGAATACGTGCTGGAGATCCATTTCGATGCCTACCGGCCCCATGGCTTCGGCTCAGGCCTGATTCCCGTGCTCACGAACGTGCGTGCACTCAATGTCGTCGATGAAAGCTTGGCCAAGGCCTTTGGACGATTCCCACGGAATTTTCGAGGAGGCCTTGGAGGTCCAAGGCGTGGCATCGGGATTCTTGAAATCGCCATGCTTGAACCCCCCCTCGAAACGAAGCTCAGAGATCCGAGCACAAGGGAGCAAACCGTGAACTGCCTGGCCGAGCGCGTGGTTAACGCACTCGTTCAGGGCGTCAGTTAG
- a CDS encoding cofactor assembly of complex C subunit B: MPAGFQSTLLLTVLLAIGLVFFLRAASKDRTTVVDVMSPQPPLTVLDGLSAWLEARGWSRDGGDAERQVLRFKGKVASSQPLAVLLSLLAAIGSACFALVLRQLSPQLHWWPLLLIGFGPMAGALYTRRASRTEALELQLLPPPEGEGSAIRLRAHRDELIAIELELAETLELASDGSLLSSPI; encoded by the coding sequence ATGCCTGCAGGATTCCAATCCACTCTCCTGCTGACCGTTCTGCTGGCGATTGGTCTGGTGTTCTTCCTGCGGGCAGCAAGCAAAGACCGAACCACTGTTGTGGATGTGATGTCTCCCCAACCGCCCTTGACCGTTCTCGACGGGCTCAGCGCTTGGCTGGAGGCTCGCGGTTGGAGCCGAGATGGCGGAGATGCAGAGCGGCAGGTGCTCCGCTTTAAGGGGAAGGTGGCATCCAGCCAACCCCTGGCCGTCCTGCTGTCTCTACTGGCTGCCATCGGCTCCGCTTGCTTCGCCTTGGTTCTGCGTCAGCTGTCACCACAACTGCACTGGTGGCCGTTGCTGTTGATTGGTTTCGGACCTATGGCCGGAGCTCTTTACACACGGCGAGCCTCACGCACAGAAGCCTTAGAACTGCAGTTGCTACCTCCTCCAGAGGGAGAAGGCAGCGCCATTCGCTTGCGGGCCCATCGCGACGAATTGATCGCGATCGAACTGGAACTGGCCGAGACCCTTGAACTCGCCAGTGATGGATCCCTGCTCTCCTCCCCCATCTGA
- a CDS encoding helix-turn-helix transcriptional regulator: protein MFSRRKPSRTCLADIEQYFHQPPPQFLDLELAVCWILECLLKDDNYPSALLQKLIQEEPQLRLSETVLQQALDFLEQQGSISSYTQRCPSRGRPRRMLHLQSDARNEAERLMTPWRSWLDAHRFALN, encoded by the coding sequence GTGTTCTCCCGCAGAAAGCCATCGCGCACCTGCCTGGCAGACATCGAGCAGTACTTCCACCAGCCACCGCCACAATTTCTCGACCTGGAACTGGCTGTCTGCTGGATCCTTGAGTGCCTGCTCAAAGACGACAACTATCCCTCCGCGCTCCTGCAGAAATTGATCCAGGAAGAGCCACAACTGCGGCTCTCTGAAACCGTGCTGCAGCAGGCTCTGGATTTTCTCGAGCAACAGGGCTCAATTAGCAGCTACACCCAACGCTGCCCTAGTCGTGGACGACCAAGGCGCATGCTGCATCTTCAATCGGATGCCCGCAATGAAGCCGAGCGACTCATGACCCCCTGGCGCAGCTGGCTGGACGCACACCGATTCGCGTTGAACTAA
- a CDS encoding ribonuclease D has translation MAEQSSSPAEFAVFDRDLDAAWTERYLQCPRLAVDTEAMGLIHGRDRLCLVQIADAEDRVACVRIGLGQTEAPNLKRLFEASTVEKVFHFARFDVAALAAGLGIAVDPVFCTKVGSRLGRTYTPRHGLKDLVMELVGVELDKGAQSSDWGRVEELTDAQLAYAANDVRYLLPARERLEQMLRREGRWDLAQRCFQCVPVVAELDRQRFHQIFEH, from the coding sequence ATGGCTGAGCAGTCCTCGTCCCCTGCGGAATTCGCCGTCTTTGATCGCGATCTCGATGCAGCTTGGACGGAGCGCTATTTGCAGTGCCCGCGGCTTGCGGTCGATACCGAAGCGATGGGACTGATCCATGGCCGTGACCGGCTTTGTCTGGTTCAAATTGCGGACGCAGAAGACCGTGTCGCCTGCGTCCGCATTGGCTTGGGCCAGACCGAGGCGCCCAATCTGAAGCGCCTGTTTGAGGCCTCCACGGTGGAGAAGGTGTTTCACTTTGCCCGGTTTGATGTGGCAGCTCTCGCCGCTGGCCTGGGCATTGCGGTGGATCCTGTGTTCTGCACCAAGGTCGGCAGTCGCCTCGGCCGGACTTACACCCCTCGCCATGGCCTCAAGGATCTGGTGATGGAATTGGTCGGAGTTGAGCTCGACAAGGGTGCCCAGAGCAGCGATTGGGGCCGTGTGGAGGAACTCACGGATGCTCAGCTGGCTTATGCCGCCAACGACGTTCGCTATCTCTTGCCTGCTCGGGAGCGCCTGGAACAAATGCTCCGACGGGAAGGACGCTGGGATCTGGCTCAGCGCTGCTTTCAATGCGTTCCAGTGGTTGCTGAGCTGGATCGGCAGCGTTTTCACCAGATTTTTGAGCACTGA
- a CDS encoding lipid-A-disaccharide synthase-related protein, with the protein MLFLCNGHGEDLITLRIIQAVHRRAPRLSLSVLPLVGTGRVFDAAVQQGWLTRMGPKAALPSGGFSNQSLRGLVSDLSAGLPTLSWTQWRLVRRLGHNHQPIVAVGDLLPLLMAWSSGSPFGFIGTPKSDYTWRSGPGRARSDCYHLLKGSEWDPWEWSLMRSRRCRVVAMRDCLTARGLRRKGVDALAPGNPMMDGLRIHPLPSALERCRRVLLLCGSRMPEAQRNLQRLVRSAMSLPGLVPMALLVAVGAQPDASALSNSLEQLGFRRSLPPSDQLRAEACWVKGACLVLIGRGCFDQWAGWAEAGIATAGTATEQLVGLGIPALSLPGSGPQFKQGFARRQSRLLGGAVRPCSGEAELTARLEQLLDDPEKRTRLGRIGVQRMGPAGGSDQLARLILDRFNGY; encoded by the coding sequence CTGCTGTTTCTCTGCAACGGCCACGGAGAAGACCTGATCACCCTGCGGATCATCCAGGCCGTCCATCGACGTGCTCCCCGACTTTCCCTATCCGTGCTTCCTCTGGTGGGAACGGGCCGTGTTTTTGATGCTGCGGTTCAGCAGGGATGGTTAACGCGCATGGGGCCAAAAGCGGCTCTACCAAGCGGTGGATTCAGCAACCAAAGCCTGCGGGGACTGGTGTCGGACCTCAGCGCTGGTCTTCCAACCTTGAGCTGGACCCAGTGGCGTCTGGTGCGCCGCCTGGGTCATAACCACCAACCCATCGTTGCCGTTGGCGATCTGCTGCCGCTGCTGATGGCCTGGAGCAGTGGTTCCCCTTTTGGTTTCATTGGCACTCCCAAGAGCGACTACACCTGGCGCAGCGGGCCCGGACGGGCAAGAAGCGACTGCTACCACCTGCTCAAAGGCAGTGAGTGGGATCCCTGGGAATGGAGCTTGATGCGCTCGCGGCGCTGTCGAGTTGTAGCCATGCGTGATTGCCTCACGGCCCGTGGCCTGCGCCGCAAAGGAGTTGATGCTCTGGCGCCGGGCAATCCGATGATGGATGGCCTACGGATTCATCCGTTGCCGTCGGCCCTAGAACGCTGCCGACGGGTGCTCCTGCTGTGCGGCAGTCGCATGCCGGAAGCCCAGCGCAACCTCCAGCGGTTGGTTCGCAGCGCCATGAGCCTGCCCGGCCTTGTTCCGATGGCACTGCTCGTCGCGGTAGGTGCCCAACCCGATGCATCAGCGCTGAGCAACAGTCTTGAACAACTGGGGTTTCGAAGGAGCCTTCCTCCTTCGGATCAACTCCGTGCCGAAGCGTGCTGGGTGAAAGGAGCCTGCCTCGTGCTGATCGGGCGTGGTTGTTTTGACCAATGGGCCGGCTGGGCAGAAGCCGGAATCGCAACTGCCGGAACAGCCACAGAACAACTGGTGGGTCTGGGCATCCCAGCCCTCTCCCTACCTGGTTCAGGGCCGCAGTTCAAGCAGGGCTTCGCCCGCCGCCAAAGTCGTCTCCTGGGGGGAGCTGTCCGTCCATGTTCTGGCGAAGCCGAGCTCACCGCACGGCTGGAACAACTGCTGGATGACCCTGAAAAACGAACAAGGTTGGGACGCATCGGTGTACAGCGGATGGGACCTGCAGGAGGAAGCGATCAGCTTGCACGCCTCATCTTGGATCGCTTCAACGGATACTGA
- a CDS encoding aldo/keto reductase produces MTQRDGMKAIMAGSSIAPLNGIGFGTWAWGNKAVWGYDAQRDDVRLHATFRQALSSGLNLIDTADSYGTGRLNGRSEELLGDFLAELPALRRSQLTVATKLAPFPWRWGRRGFDAAFEASRKRLKGQLQRVQLHWSTARYAPWQEMGLLHGLAELVLSGRVDELGLSNLGPQRLALLHSRLLERGVPLRSVQVQCSLLAPEDDQLLELIAVSRDRDVEVLAYSPLAFGVLGCPPGAEDMLPATWLRRRLFRRLLPASRELRGVMHSIAIEHEASMVQVALNWCRALGTTPIPGLRTPDQARDVAAALEWSLSMQERQRLDAARRICCERMPANPFQSR; encoded by the coding sequence ATGACGCAGCGGGACGGGATGAAGGCGATCATGGCTGGCAGCAGCATCGCCCCGTTGAACGGCATCGGTTTCGGCACCTGGGCCTGGGGCAACAAGGCGGTTTGGGGGTACGACGCCCAACGGGACGACGTTCGCCTTCACGCCACGTTTCGACAGGCTCTCAGTTCTGGGCTCAACTTGATCGATACAGCGGATTCCTATGGAACGGGGAGGCTGAATGGACGCAGTGAAGAGCTCCTCGGCGACTTCCTTGCTGAGCTGCCAGCCCTGCGGCGATCCCAGTTGACGGTCGCGACAAAGTTGGCACCGTTCCCCTGGAGATGGGGCCGTCGAGGATTCGATGCCGCCTTCGAGGCCAGCCGAAAGCGTCTCAAAGGGCAGCTCCAGCGGGTGCAGTTGCACTGGAGTACAGCGCGCTATGCGCCGTGGCAGGAGATGGGCCTTCTCCATGGCTTGGCGGAGCTCGTGCTGTCTGGTCGGGTCGACGAGCTGGGGCTATCCAACCTGGGCCCACAGCGATTGGCTTTGCTCCACAGCCGTCTGCTGGAACGTGGTGTCCCCCTGCGCAGTGTTCAGGTGCAGTGTTCGCTTCTGGCTCCTGAGGATGATCAGCTGCTCGAGTTGATTGCCGTCAGCAGGGACCGGGATGTGGAAGTGTTGGCCTATAGCCCTCTGGCCTTTGGAGTCCTTGGGTGTCCGCCCGGGGCTGAGGACATGCTCCCTGCCACCTGGTTGAGACGCCGCCTGTTCCGGCGACTTCTTCCCGCGAGTCGTGAGCTTCGCGGTGTGATGCATTCGATCGCGATCGAGCACGAGGCGTCGATGGTGCAAGTCGCCTTGAATTGGTGCAGAGCTCTTGGCACAACACCGATTCCGGGTCTTCGAACACCCGATCAAGCTAGGGATGTCGCCGCTGCGCTGGAGTGGTCCCTGTCGATGCAGGAGCGCCAGCGACTGGATGCTGCCCGTCGTATTTGCTGTGAGCGGATGCCCGCCAATCCCTTCCAGAGTCGCTGA
- a CDS encoding histidine phosphotransferase — protein MPFDKPQRITRRRSSAGPVPPRRPFTQGQDRQQGYRQGPRPTFLTLRDHGKVFVADMPYLSDGQLAHISKEAEEVLESLERRIQDMEQELSHGPQERDTLIKASTKREVTRRFIRAIQDEQEHRQNNPALRSAASESLPRTFLEVARHRLPGATFDSLLQEALTACAKQQDAAPAPTPLEPAQDKVIPIRNDGDSLPVVVSPAPESVSEA, from the coding sequence ATGCCTTTTGATAAGCCCCAGCGCATCACGCGCCGTCGATCGTCTGCAGGCCCCGTTCCACCAAGGCGTCCTTTCACTCAAGGCCAGGACAGACAGCAGGGCTACAGGCAGGGGCCAAGGCCAACGTTTCTCACGCTCCGTGATCACGGCAAGGTCTTCGTGGCCGACATGCCCTATCTCTCGGATGGGCAATTAGCCCACATCAGTAAAGAAGCCGAGGAGGTTCTTGAGAGCCTCGAACGGCGGATTCAAGACATGGAGCAGGAGCTCAGTCACGGTCCTCAGGAACGCGACACCTTGATCAAGGCATCTACCAAACGAGAAGTCACCCGTCGCTTCATCCGCGCCATTCAGGACGAGCAAGAACACCGTCAGAACAATCCTGCGCTGAGGAGCGCTGCAAGCGAATCCCTGCCTCGCACCTTTCTGGAGGTCGCCCGGCATCGATTGCCCGGGGCCACCTTTGATTCCCTGCTGCAAGAAGCACTCACAGCCTGCGCAAAACAACAGGATGCCGCCCCTGCCCCCACCCCCCTTGAGCCCGCCCAGGACAAGGTCATTCCGATTCGCAACGACGGTGACAGCCTCCCGGTCGTGGTAAGCCCAGCGCCTGAATCCGTCTCGGAGGCCTGA
- the purM gene encoding phosphoribosylformylglycinamidine cyclo-ligase, with the protein MDYKSAGVDVEAGRAFVQRIKASVEATHRPEVIGGLGGFGGLMRLPSGLRNPLLVSGTDGVGTKLELAQEHGSHHGVGIDLVAMCVNDVITSGAAPLFFLDYMATGALAPSAMAEVVEGIADGCRQSGCALLGGETAEMPGFYPKGRYDLAGFCVAVVEEDDLIDGHRIQPGDSVIGVASSGVHSNGFSLVRKVLERAKADANTLYGDNKRPLISDLLAPTTLYAELVQHLLQSGCDLHGMAHITGGGLPENLPRCLPEGCSARIDATNWTRPPLFRWLQEAGDIPERDLWHTFNVGIGFCLVVPAGSEGDVIDHCRVKQHQAWVIGDVRSNALGSSPGLEGVPA; encoded by the coding sequence ATGGATTACAAGAGCGCTGGAGTTGACGTTGAAGCCGGACGTGCGTTCGTGCAGCGCATCAAGGCGTCTGTGGAAGCCACCCACCGACCGGAGGTCATCGGAGGCCTTGGGGGTTTTGGGGGGCTGATGCGCCTCCCCAGCGGCCTGCGAAATCCCCTGCTGGTGTCGGGCACCGATGGCGTCGGAACCAAACTGGAACTGGCCCAGGAGCATGGCAGCCATCACGGCGTTGGCATCGACCTGGTGGCGATGTGCGTCAACGATGTGATCACCTCAGGAGCAGCGCCTCTCTTTTTTCTGGATTACATGGCCACTGGCGCACTAGCGCCGTCGGCGATGGCTGAGGTCGTGGAGGGAATCGCCGATGGATGCAGGCAAAGCGGCTGTGCCTTGCTCGGCGGAGAAACCGCCGAGATGCCGGGGTTCTATCCCAAGGGGCGCTACGACCTCGCCGGCTTTTGCGTGGCCGTCGTCGAAGAGGACGACCTCATTGACGGTCATCGCATCCAGCCTGGCGACAGCGTGATCGGTGTCGCCAGCAGCGGAGTGCATAGCAACGGCTTCAGCCTGGTGCGCAAGGTGCTGGAACGAGCCAAGGCTGATGCGAACACCCTGTATGGAGACAACAAACGCCCTCTGATCAGCGATCTGCTGGCGCCTACAACGCTGTATGCCGAGCTCGTACAACATCTTTTGCAGAGCGGATGCGACCTCCACGGCATGGCCCACATCACAGGGGGGGGACTGCCGGAAAACCTGCCGAGGTGCCTCCCAGAAGGCTGTTCCGCTCGCATCGACGCCACCAACTGGACGAGGCCGCCCCTGTTCCGCTGGCTTCAGGAAGCCGGAGACATCCCCGAACGAGACCTTTGGCACACGTTCAACGTCGGAATCGGGTTCTGCCTGGTGGTGCCAGCGGGGAGCGAAGGCGATGTCATCGATCACTGCCGCGTCAAGCAACATCAAGCCTGGGTGATTGGCGATGTGCGGTCAAATGCACTGGGCAGCTCCCCGGGCCTCGAGGGGGTGCCCGCCTGA
- a CDS encoding septal ring lytic transglycosylase RlpA family protein, with product MRVLLTVATLSGAISGSAALLPVVASDFLAVDGAEPLDPLDLVVEPQVSELQATLSPAEVKQVDAPPAAELPKPKLRVVPDVVKVITGEASWYGPGFYGNRTANGEVYQPGTMTAAHRTLPFGTKVRVTNLWNGRSAVIRINDRGPFVYHRVIDLGHGAASDLGLTASGIAQVKLEVLR from the coding sequence ATGCGAGTCCTTCTGACGGTGGCCACGCTCTCCGGAGCGATTTCAGGGAGTGCTGCACTCTTGCCCGTGGTGGCAAGCGATTTTCTGGCTGTTGATGGTGCAGAACCATTGGATCCCCTCGATCTGGTCGTCGAGCCCCAGGTGTCTGAGTTGCAGGCCACGCTCTCTCCTGCAGAGGTCAAGCAAGTCGATGCACCCCCTGCAGCGGAGCTCCCCAAGCCCAAGCTGAGGGTCGTCCCTGACGTCGTCAAAGTCATCACCGGAGAAGCCAGTTGGTATGGCCCCGGTTTTTATGGCAACCGAACAGCGAATGGCGAGGTTTATCAGCCCGGCACGATGACGGCTGCCCATCGCACGCTCCCCTTCGGCACCAAGGTTCGTGTGACCAATCTTTGGAACGGGCGAAGCGCTGTTATTCGCATCAATGATCGTGGGCCCTTCGTTTATCACCGTGTGATCGACCTCGGCCACGGCGCCGCCTCTGATCTTGGGCTGACCGCCTCTGGAATCGCCCAGGTCAAGCTTGAGGTGCTGCGCTGA